From Xiphophorus hellerii strain 12219 chromosome 20, Xiphophorus_hellerii-4.1, whole genome shotgun sequence, the proteins below share one genomic window:
- the LOC116710714 gene encoding genetic suppressor element 1-like produces the protein MGCWLSGPWMGDQTMSGRSLAHLSQRDALRIIAASQRPITLQIKGQRRRGNEGDRGSWEPLPLNLQHLNLPLPMRGAGINTSSPSYPDRHYYGHLSLPQDHCDGGRYSYMSSSPRDTVEINHQDLELARRRQKRKNCLMGCCNPDSDEPTTCHSQTDDEDFILEKPLGYMPLHHELDSGLGWTDGSLHQGDLSGLETEEGGLEDCHPHGNFATAGCGGFGGGGSPSSESFISSELSDSGFYSVSTGEFRHFQRLLEKRMRLYNARMQHQGEPCERRERRDSCPKSHRELLESIPEALTMQPPCQHLQHGMEDGGGSVMDVQPRGLFRVSSVQFHKADRPCLNRHSSSSGALFNPSHAAVPRINAPILSTCSTPSSHRRPQIPMQQQYNHQGSSSVGMLRRSRTLHHRPPPQEYRRRASHPASPSYCAATLHYCGGVTPHNVLPPGLPEEGELDAGVMASHPTGMALSPQQHPAAMGHVRGTNTSERCYDNSGGQITQNDWWHTQDRSLMPEPAMAEREREMERELEQKRQLQKEKEIEREREIERERERERETKLQEEKERERQLELERSRAREQQHLQSHVLPLQAGDVN, from the exons ATGGGCTGTTGGCTCTCTGGACCATGGATGGGTGACCAAACG ATGAGTGGGCGGAGTCTAGCACACCTAAGCCAGCGGGATGCTTTGAGGATTATTGCTGCGAGTCAGCGCCCCATCACCTTGCAGATCAAGGGCCAGAGGAGGCGGGGCAATGAGGGAGACAGGGGATCCTGGGAACCCCTGCCGCTCAACCTGCAGCACCTCAACCTACCACTTCCAATGAGGGGGGCAGGAATTAACACATCTAGTCCCTCCTACCCAGACAG ACATTATTATGGCCATCTGTCTCTGCCACAAGATCACTGTGATGGAGGACGGTACAGCTATATGTCTAGCTCCCCACGGGACACTGTGGAAATCAACCATCAG GATCTTGAACTCGCCAGACGTcgacaaaaaaggaaaaattgcCTGATGGGATGTTGCAATCCTGATTCAGATGAACCAACAACCTGCCACAGCCAG ACTGATGATGAGGACTTCATCTTGGAGAAGCCATTGGGTTACATGCCCCTTCATCATGAGCTGGACAGTGGTCTGGGCTGGACAGATGGCTCCCTCCATCAGGGTGATCTCTCAGGGCTGGAGACAGAGGAGGGAGGTCTGGAAGACTGTCATCCCCATGGAAACTTTGCCACTGCTGGGTGCGGGGGGTTCGGAGGTGGAGGCTCTCCGTCCTCAGAGTCTTTCATCTCCTCGGAGCTCAGCGATTCAGGCTTCTACAGTGTTAGCACTGGGGAGTTCAGACACTTCCAAAGGCTCCTAGAGAAGAGGATGCGTCTGTACAATGCCAGGATGCAACATCAGGGTGAACCATGCGAGAGACGCGAGAGGCGTGACAGCTGCCCCAAGAGCCACAGAGAGCTGCTCGAGTCGATACCAGAGGCCCTGACGATGCAGCCCCCATGTCAGCACCTGCAACATGGGATGGAGGATGGAGGTGGGTCAGTCATGGACGTCCAGCCTCGTGGACTTTTCAg GGTTTCATCGGTCCAGTTCCATAAAGCTGACCGACCCTGTCTGAACCGCCACAGCTCTAGCAGTGGAGCTCTCTTCAACCCCTCTCATGCCGCAGTCCCACGTATAAATGCACCGATCCTATCCACCTGCAGCACACCCTCCAGCCATCGAAGACCACAAATACCCATGCAGCAGCAGTATAACCACCAGGGTTCAAGCTCAGTAGGCATGCTGAGGAGGAGCAGAACCCTACATCATCGACCGCCTCCACAGGAATACCGCCGCCGGGCCAGCCACCCAGCATCACCTTCCTATTGTGCTGCAACTCTGCACTACTGCGGAGGTGTCACGCCACACAACGTCCTTCCACCAGGCCTGCCAGAGGAAGGTGAGCTAGATGCTGGTGTGATGGCTTCCCACCCAACAGGCATGGCCCTATCACCCCAACAACACCCAGCTGCTATGGGACACGTCAGGGGCACCAACACCAGTGAGCGATGCTATGACAACTCGGGTGGTCAGATCACACAAAATGACTGGTGGCACACTCAAGATAGAAGCTTAATGCCTGAGCCAGCGAtggcagaaagagagagggagatggAGAGGGAACTGGAACAAAAGAGACAACTACAAAAGGAAAAGGAGATTGAAAGGGAAAGAGAAAttgaaagagagagggagagggaaagagagacaaagcttcaggaggagaaggaaagaGAAAGGCAACTGGAGCTGGAAAGGAGCAGAGCTAGAGAACAGCAGCACCTCCAGAGTCATGTCCTCCCACTCCAGGCTGGAGACGTTAACTGA